AATTAAGTCTGATGGGGTGCTCCGCTCTCCAACTACAAAAGGTACATCCAGGACCAGTACAGTCGTGGTACATTGAGCTAAAATCTTTGGGCTCTCTAAATTTGAAAGACATCTCTTTTTACTAGCTTGAAACTCTCTTTTTTGCATGAAACTAATCTCATTAAACCTTAAAAATGCATTTTCTAAGCGAGATAGACCATGTGTAGTACGGCttcttagctggatagtaacCCTCGGGAGTGGTTAGTGGCTTCTGCAAGCCACTAATTGTCCTCGGCTGCGCCTCCGTCAATTAGAGGCTTGCCTCAGCCACTACACTCCCTCAGGtttactatccagctaagaaACCTACTACACATGGTCTAACTAATACTTAATCATGTTTGGGTTAGTGTTATTGGATGTGTCATGTATGGTGAATTAGTGTACATTGTTTACCCAATATATTTTTCCTGCTTCACATTGTACAGATCAGGAGCTTGAAACCTGTATAGGTATATACACTCTGTAAGGGCTAATCTGTTGTTTCCTGACACCCCAGGCTATTACAGTGGTGCCGGTAATCTATGTTTCCCTTACCTCCAGCCAGTCCCACACAAAAGGCAACACAACTGCCACAGTAGACCAACATCAGGTCACCTACGCTACTGTGGATATTGATACCGCCAGGAAATAAGCAGCCAAAGCAGCCACTCTTCCAGCTCAACAGGTGAGTCTGTTTAGTTGATTCTGTTTAGTTGATTGGATTAATGCTTGGATTCAttgttcaatataattatgcgtcaGTGCGTATGCGCACAACAACATACGTATATAATTTTGTTATCTgcactgtgtttgtgtgtctgcatgtctgTGTTTAGACACtatagttgataagatctacacgggaaatacatgcatgggaagtacatgggaaaagtgcctcagagcaggtacactatgggacttagtatacctacaacttacttagtatacctagtattccgttgtcaagtaattgtattgcagtcaagcggtttgcgcatgcgcactagtatctaaatgagttagacactgttttggaggtgtctgtgggatttagaagcccgaaggcactgatttagtatcccgagcgtagcgagggtactaaagtggctgagggctaaACAGACTCAcctgtctaactattatatagaccGCCATGCTGCTCAATAATCAATCAAGTGCAgtgaaaattaattatgataattatcattctAAAGAATGAATAGCTAAACTACACCTAAGTAAGCGCCTTCCTCaagttttcttggatttcaatttGTACGTAGATTTGCTTTGTTCTTGAGTataatgccattgcagccttttcagaatacTGCATAGCAAAACTTCTCCATAGATCAAGTGCTGCTACTCTACTTACTATATAGTTAGttttgcactagaacgctacataataatatatagctattggtagctgcaagagtgagaaaagagctgcaaaaagctgcactgtttcacgagagcagcagccattaattatggactttAACATTAATTTAAACTTTGAGGAATCCCacttagcaacaatcatggtcagaCATCAATTCCTACTGCAttaaatgtaataattatgtgcaggtcaaattgttgtaaataTTACAACAACAACGGAGCCCATCTTCTAagctagtctggccacgccctccccaaaTTCGTCTTACaaagaggctggaattcgagactactTCTAAGCCAAGTCTTCATTGGGGGGGGGAGCGGCGATCAAATCAAGCTAagttggtgggttgggctgaccacaaattcaaattcaaactaaagtgataACCCTTTTCCCCACGGTTGCGATTGAACGGTAAAGGGATATGTAATAACTAGTAGCTTCATGCCATAAAGCTTTAGCACAGACATCAGCACCCACGATGCTTCATGATATAGTTGTACAAAGAGATAATCTATAAATAGCGCACCCGTTCCTATCTACATAGCAATCGAGTCGTAAGTTTTCCCATTCCTCTGATTAAGAAAAAGTGTCAGGCTAAAGTGTGCTGTAATGTTATCTGTTCCTGGTAGTTTTAATTAGGAAGCTTGTATCTTGTCTTTAGAGTAGGTGTATAGTAGCTAGGTCTCTTAGTTGTATCAGGAGTGCACAAGTTAAATAGGTGAAGccaaccagaggaggtacaacaggCAGGAGTAATTAGGCTTGATTGAGAGCTGTAATTACATTCCTGTAATTACATTCCGTTCAGTGGGCCTAGGTTTATTAATACTGAGTAAGCTAATCAAGTCTTATAATTAGACTATTACTCCTGCATGTCATACCGAGGTGACTTGCAGAAGCCACTAATCACTCCCAAAGGgttactatccagctaagaaACCTACTACACATGGTCTATCTAGCTTAGAAAATGCATTTTTGTGGGTACTAGTTAGAGccctgctagcaggtcactaactcagatagtgacctgctagcaggtttcTTAGTTGGATAGACACCTCATTAGCAGTGGCCACTTCAAAGCTTGAATATGCAAATTTTTTCTAATCTGAGTTAGTGAACTGCTAGCAGGGCTCTAACTAGTACCCACAAAAATGCATTTTCTAAGCGAGATAGACCATGGCttcttagctggatagtaacCCTGGGAGTGATTAGTGGCTTCTGAAAGCCACTAATTGTCCTGGCTGCGCCTCCGTCAATTAGAGGCTTGCCTCAGCCACTACACTCCCTCAGGtttactatccagctaagaaACCTACTACACATGGTCTAACTAATACTCAAAGTGTTTCCAGAGTGTATTCTTGTAGCTTATGTAACAGCTAGGGCTTCACAATGTTGTGTGGCCTCTATTAATCAGATTATGGGATACACATTTAAAAATTTGGTTTGAAACAActagtactgtatagcgggtaattttcgtgggtgcAAATTTTTCATACAAACTACCCATTTGTATTCGTACAGGTCAGGATGGTGAcgttgaacataattatgagcaatttcgcagttttaattttgtaATCACTGATACGAACATTTCCACCAtgcgaaaataacccgctattgGCAGAAATTATGCTCTATaaagcatatacatgtaggtaatgGTAAAAGAAAAACAACTTATGATCAGAGTGTTTCCAGAGTGTATTCTTGTAGCTTATGTAACAACTAGGGTTTCACAATGTTGTGTGGCCAGATTATGGGATACACGTTAAAATTTGGTTAAAATTTGGTTTGAAACAACtggtatactgtatagcggataatttttgttggttcAAATGTTCATACAAACTACCATTTGTATTCGTACAGGTCAGGATGGTGACGTTGAACATGATTTCATTTTGTAACCACtgatacgaaaatttccaccatacgacaATAgcctgctataattatacccactataaGGTAATTGGCAGAAATTATGCTCTATGAAGAATATAGGTGGCCGAGTCACCAACATTTTAGTGAATTTTGCAGGATTCGTAAATaagaaaccataattatgatacatggGGCTATCACGAGGAGCAACTGGCAAAGGAACTCCTAAGGCTGGTGAGTATGCAGTCAGTACATTAGATATGGCATGTGGTAGATCTAGTGGTAATAAATAAGTGGGACTGTACACAAGCCATGCAAGCTATTCATTCTAACAACATTTACGTAAACAGGCAAACATGAATCTTCCTTCGTTTCATTTTAATGCATTTATTGACTTATTactacccccctccccatacacacacatgcatgcagttcgaCCCTAATTGTTGTCTCACTTAATGTTTTTAGTGTAGTGGGTCTTTACCGTCTGTTTGGATCATGCAGAGTGATTGTTGCTTATTATTCTTAGGCCTTTACCAAATCTACCCACCCTAGTACAGATTGTGTTTATTGATTGACTGATGCTTACCATTTACAAACACCTACAATTATTATCGTTTAGATATGATAGAGAGGTTTTCCTTTTGTTTGGAGGTTATAGTTTGAGTAGAACATTCGTTACTGCCAACTTTCTCTTCTTCCAGCCTTGCATATACAATGTATTGAGTTAATTCTGCAGTCTCCCCATTGCTTTTCATGTGCCCATGTGCCCCTGGACACACACTAGTAAAgttactagctatagctacgtACAGAATAATATTGCTACCTCAGCAATTTCTCCataggacaataattatacgtaattaCGGTGCATTTATGAATAATACGCTACCGTTTAGTTTGCGTTTTTTTGGCTCCATAAAAACATGCAACGCAAATATAACAGAAACTTTTATTTGAGGGCATAAAATTGTTTGATTTTGTGCTCCGATCAATTGTACTGTACTTCATTATAGAGTACTGACTGCTGGCTGTTGGTGTTCCCCTACTCTCCTCAGATTGTGGCTGGATGaactgttcctactgttcTTTGCCAACCTTGAGGACAGCATACCCTCAGTTAGACAAGGGACAGCTGCTGCTCTCACCAGCGTCACCAAGGCCTGTGGTGAGACACTGTACAGACTGTAGACTGTGCTGATAATTTGAAGTGTGTTTTCAAGATTGTAAAATTTGCTCAGCTCATTATTACCTTTTCATTGTATGTGGAGAATAGTCGTGCTCTTTTTTCACTAGCTGACTGTGTGAAAACAACACTACAAGTATAAAGGCCCCTTAAAAAACCTTTGAATATACTGTATTATGGACCTAGCTGGTTGTGGTTGTATTTTGCAAACCTGTTGCAGTTTAGCTAGTATAAAGTGTATCACCTTAATTCCGAATCCTTTGTGTTCTGTAACAGATCACCAAGTTGTGGGTGACCACTACATTCCTTGTCTTATATCTCCAtcttgtatgtacagtattatatgctagaatgttttgcaagcatgcatcaaacatttgcgaactttgcgatggttgatcaatccGCAACaataaatccgcaaaacctaaataaatacacacgatccttgccagaacgcaatagttagggtcaaattttctgctgatttggctcattcgcaaaagggttttcaccagcaaaatattctagtaatacgatacCATGCATGGGTGACCACTATACATTATCTCTATCTTTACTTCACTTCTACAGCACTCAAAGTTCTCTATCTCTTTCTCTAACCTTGTAAGCTGCTGCTTCGTAATCAATACTGTTGTACATTGAGCGCTTAAAGCTCTTTCGACTGTTTTACTACCTGAACCAGCTGTTTAAAAGATGTGCAATACACTTTGATAAGAAGCAAATTATATTCGTTCTTCCCCCTCCTTCCTCAGCTCCACTGGTATTGATCCTGGACCGGGTGTATTTAAGGTGGTGCATCGTGTCCATGACAACCCAGACCAGCAGATGTACTCGTGTGGTTCACTGGCCCCCAAAATGAGGAGGGGAGGATGTATGGACTCTCACAAGCCAGGAGAGCCGTGGGAgaagagtgagggtgtgtgatgtgtgtggatatgctatatgattgagggtgtagtggggtatgggataaaggtatgttgaTGTTGTAGATTAGGTGTACTGATCATGTGTGTGATAAGGGGTCACTTACTTTTGTagatgtgcatgtggtatacACAAGGATCCAAATGTCTAAGTGATTAGTGTCTGTACTGATAATTTACTATATATTTATTGATGTTGTCAAGATTGTTACTTGTTTGCTCATAATTGTTTTTGTATGTGGAGAAAAGACGTACTCATTATTCTAACGCGAAAACAATTTACACTATACATACCCAGTAAGAAACCGTATTATGGGACCTAACTGTCTGCATGTGGTTTTATTTTGCAATCCTGTTACATTGTGCTGATGTGATTAACCATTGTTTTGTCACACCATAAACTTTATACTTGTAAAGTATAAGTGCTAGTAATAAATACGTTATTAGTTAATTTAATCATACTACCCACTTTAATCTCATTTTCTCCTGGACCACTATAGATTGAAGATACGTGTTGCGTGTTGCAATGACAATGCTGGATGCTTAATGGGAGTGATTTACCAATGGATGAAAAGTTGCTCAACATGGAAGGAGCTGACTGATCATCTCGGAGAGGAGCAATTGGTCTTGACCAGCTACGAGCTAGATTGGAGGTGAGTACATAGATGTGTACTCAGCTCTACATTATCTGGCGGGTATATTTAAGACACTTCACTAATGTCTTGGAGCTCAAACCATTGAGCATATTGAGTTTAGTGAGGCGAGTTTTGTAGTCTGTTGTTTTGGTGTAGCCTCCTAGGATAAACTTGGTTTCCCTTCGTTGGACGGACCATAGACAAACGAAAATAGTATAATTGTATGATCACTGCAAGACGTTATTGGGGGCAACTAGTTTGGCATCATCTGCACAAGTTTCAAAGTTAATTTTTCTGATAGATCATTGATATAGACTAAGAAAAGCATATATAGGCCCCAAGATGCTTCCTTAACTTGAGGAACGCCAGATACATGCAAAACTCGTAGAGGGGAGGAAGCTCTTCTACCAATTGCCATGAAGTGTTGTCTATTAGTGTTTGAACCATGTCCATAGTTGGCCAGTGATACCTAGTCTCCATGTGAAATATGAGACGTTTTATTACGTCATtacaatgacatcactgcATTCGCTAGTGCTTTCACTTTCTAGATACACTTTACATGAGTCCACTACCATTTTTGTGTATGTCAGCCTCCATGGTTATGAGGGAGTTCCTCCCagagactagcctcgattccagctggcctctctcaattgagaaagacggcctggtatacactgtctgcgcatgcgtcagttgccccaagattcttggggatcgagatatcttagtaaattagtcagtatattgtatattttacaatgatgcaattgcacaaatcacagcagttttaataagaataacacagctacttacaacatttacgatctagactagtgactagttttgttgtgatggcttctacttctgttctgctcttgctcaagctctctccaatgttgaaaagtcagattttgtcttcttttgtactgtggtagagtggtaggcgtttttctgtcagtaccgaccggctctggcaaatctacttgcttccagacacttgtttgatgccatctcagtaagatcagtgctcctcgtatgagcctagagttgtgatggcgatttctctctcttgacactaaatagtttaatcaactacgtgggtgaccatagtacaaaaggttaattgataaaTTACAAACAGTTTTACTAAtaaatttactattgaataCACCCACTCGCAAACAGTGAATACCAGGCCCTctggtgagaggggctgggatcgaggctacccaGAGACCAGCCAACCAGTAATGATTATGTACATTGCATGACCCTTTATCATTTATGTCCATCAAATAATGGTTATAGATTGCATGACCCTTTATCAGAGCTAAATCCCTGTCTCACTTGATGTTTATTGTGTAGTGGATCTTTACCCTCTGTTTTGTCTCattgcagctgcttgcttgctTGATTGACTATTAATGGATGATGAAGAGTTAATTACTCTGGAAGACCAATTAATTAACCTAGAGGAGCTGGCAGACTATGTAAGATAGGATCAACTGCATGGCAAAGGAACTCCTGAGGCTGGTGATCTTgagtatgtgtataattatagtcatgcaGTATACGTTTTGGGATTAGAAGCAATTCAATTACTGTTCTTCCTCCCCATTCCTCAGCTCATCTGATATTGATCATGGACCGGCTGTATTTGGCGTGGTGCATCGTATTCATGACAACCCAGACCAGCAGATGTACCCGGTGTGGTTCACTGGCCCCCAAAATGAGGAAGGGAGGATGTATGGactcacactatcacaagcCGGGAGAGCTGTGGGAgaagagtgagggtgtgtgatatgtgataTGTGTGGATATGCTAtgtgattgagggtgtagtggagtatgggataaaggtatgttgaTGTTGTGTAGATTAGGTGTACTGATCATGTACAAAGATGTGTTTGATAAGGTactttgtacatgtgcatgtggtataaatGTGGTGGTCACTAGTGGATCCAAGGGTTGAGTACAGcttgtgaatgtgttgtgtgatGTAAATTGAGGCAGTTTTACTAATCTTGTACCCCCCTCTCCAGTTTCATTCTCCTGCTTGGAGAGCTGAGTGAtgtaagtgggtgtggtgaccgagtgtcctccctcctcctcctctgtgctgagacactacaacacagacactaccctcaacacatcaacctcctggagacactgctcaaacGGGTGAGATAAGTAAGATATAAACTCTCCAGTTGCTTTAGTGATAGTACAAGTGTATGGGTTGAAATTTCTTAGACACCAGTGCTTCACTGAAACAGAGTAGTgcagggccgtagccaccaGTCAGGTTAGTCAGGTTTcaacctgaccactttttcCGAGGTGAATAGGCAATGGTCGTCACTACAGTAAAGTGCTTCACTGAAACAGAGTAGTGGATTGCACAGAACATTTAATTGCTTGTATTTGTATTTGTATTCTTGTTATACGCTACATTTATTttgagtgcatgtgttcaaTGTTGCTCTAATACTCTCTTTCTCTTTCGTGATCATTTCTTTGAGTGCGTTCAATGTTGCTCTAACACTATATTAA
This is a stretch of genomic DNA from Halichondria panicea chromosome 1, odHalPani1.1, whole genome shotgun sequence. It encodes these proteins:
- the LOC135349820 gene encoding uncharacterized protein LOC135349820 isoform X3 → MYPVWFTGPQNEEGRMYGLTLSQAGRAVGEDFILLLGELSDVSGCGDRVSSLLLLCAETLQHRHYPQHINLLETLLKRSSDNALVQSAGVDCLTSLCQLLGRMILRGRIEQHNPTYLDKFDRTVTVV